A portion of the Pleuronectes platessa chromosome 15, fPlePla1.1, whole genome shotgun sequence genome contains these proteins:
- the LOC128457426 gene encoding sorting nexin-19, giving the protein MPSSKSSDHWTLSELLGQRRLLGLGALLAWLVLFHLLVNVWLLCIFTSLLVVLGGWLGSRAVLDANSLLHLEHFLPLGALNPPLCSPEHEWRLNHEIDSAVHKAVRDFVSSWYRTLLPEVEGEFERAVRNSMLESVMELKERARRLDRKALVQRLLELYGCHLQSYMTARQIQSTHREVFSLWQLYSEVDAPHPAVSSEAVELRYSRALVNLVLHVLVPYPQMETRTGGYMVTELITYNVLLPLINRVSDPDWLNQTIVDIITRSREPHDDLPTAALYKCLIQQDSWTTCRSLSSSEQAGLSSISSSELEDQQSLSLINDQDSSQSSLVSQTSMDKLESCNAGLLTPCKVSCCTLPSAHYSQSSESKMISLESLIQSDSGEDLTGGFFDCGPPTNFCSLSPLRDDEAFGCFGHLKNLGPKVVVPEDSQWPAGIAQEKSPSCSPKRLNSFNFDSPNNQAAPVQVQNVHISGTVAAKELRGTSAHPYTLYTVKFETLAEAECGASLQSAASHTVNRRYSEFLNLQTRLEEKPEVKKLIKNVKGPKKMFPDLSFGNADSERVEARKSQLDTFLRQLNNIPETANSEDMQEFLAVNTDVCTYFGRKPFAKSRIDKMMENALDTLKTAFPYPESLSPTEEFEGDSDVRTLDNRKSRRSMFQSKISPSLNIPDLHPKVTYCFSEGSPVLNGMTLSGLENFVTEQERLLCGQHEKEAARQSSGQPDKDRRTSGKSHGTDTAVADVVLNILCLLMKDQWSWLCTENIQKTIRLLFGTFIERWLDVGVAHLTSAPCWVIYLQVLQEAVWPGGTLPAQPRPERSAAEREETKEQCLACLVQLIPELITDMLGNEKFTLSLETMLESLQDHQINKHLIYCVCDLLLEFLVPESCDEAFQRSLLQSLTKDTERDSPH; this is encoded by the exons ATGCCTTCCTCCAAGAGCTCCGATCACTGGACTTTATCAGAGTTACTCGGGCAGAGGAGGCTGTTAGGCCTCGGAGCTCTCCTGGCATGGCTCgtcctcttccacctcctcgtcAACGTTTGGCTGCTCTGCATCTTCACCAGTCTCTTAGTGGTTCTCGGGGGTTGGCTCGGGTCTCGCGCTGTGCTGGATGCAAACAGCCTCCTCCACCTGGAGCATTTCTTGCCTCTTGGCGCCCTAAACCCACCGCTGTGTTCACCCGAGCACGAGTGGAGGTTGAACCACGAGATCGACAGTGCCGTCCACAAAGCGGTGCGTGACTTTGTGTCCTCGTGGTATCGTACTCTGCTGCCAGAGGTGGAGGGGGAGTTTGAGCGTGCTGTGCGTAATTCAATGTTGGAGTCAGTGATGGAGCTGAAAGAGCGTGCAAGGCGATTGGACAGGAAGGCGCTGGTCCAACGGCTGCTGGAGCTGTACGGCTGTCACCTGCAGAGCTACATGACGGCACGGCAGATACAGTCAACGCACAGGGAGGTGTTCAGCCTGTGGCAGCTTTACAGTGAAGTAGATGCTCCTCACCCAGCTGTGAGCAGTGAAGCCGTTGAGCTCAGGTACTCCAGAGCTCTGGTTAACCTCGTCTTACATGTTCTTGTTCCGTACCCTCAGATGGAGACCAGGACCGGAGGTTACATGGTTACAGAACTCATCACCTACAATGTTCTGTTGCCGCTCATTAACAGAGTGTCGGATCCTGACTGGCTGAATCAAACCATTGTAGATATAATCACCAGGTCAAGAGAACCACACGATGACCTCCCGACAGCTGCACTGTACAAATGTCTAATCCAGCAGGACTCCTGGACcacctgcaggtcactgtcttcTTCTGAACAAGCAGGTCTCTCCAGCATAAGCTCGTCAGAGCTTGAAGATCAACAGAGCCTCAGTCTGATCAATGATCAGGACTCCTCACAGAGCAGCCTGGTCAGCCAGACATCTATGGACAAATTAGAAAGTTGTAACGCAGGTTTACTCACACCATGCAAAGTGAGCTGCTGTACTCTCCCCTCTGCTCATTACTCCCAGTCGTCCGAGTCCAAAATGATTTCACTGGAGTCTCTGATTCAGTCTGACTCAGGAGAGGACTTGACAGGAGGCTTTTTTGACTGTGGTCCTCCAACAAACTTCTGCAGCTTGAGCCCCTTGAGGGACGACGAGGCCTTTGGCTGCTTTGGACATCTGAAAAATCTTGGGCCGAAGGTGGTTGTGCCTGAGGACTCCCAGTGGCCGGCGGGTATAGCCCAAGAGAAATCCCCGTCTTGTTCTCCGAAAAGACTTAACTCCTTTAACTTTGATTCGCCTAACAACCAAGCTGCACCTGTACAGGTCCAGAATGTACATATTTCTGGTACAGTCGCAGCAAAGGAGCTGCGTGGCACAAGCGCACATCCCTATACTCTCTACACTGTGAAG TTTGAGACATTGGCTGAAGCAGAATGCGGTGCGTCTCTGCAGTCTGCGGCCTCTCACACTGTCAACCGCAGATACAGCGAGTTCCTCAACTTGCAGACACGTTTGGAGGAGAAGCCTGAAGTCAAGAAATTAATCAAGA ATGTCAAAGGCCCAAAGAAAATGTTCCCTGACCTTTCGTTTGGAAATGCAGACAGCGAGAGGGTCGAGGCCCGTAAAAGCCAACTGGATACGTTCCTCAGG CAACTGAACAACATTCCTGAGACAGCCAACAGTGAGGACATGCAGGAGTTCCTGGCTGTCAACACAGATGTTTGCACATATTTTGGGAGGAAACCTTTTGCCAAGTCCAGAATTGACAAG ATGATGGAAAATGCTCTAGACACGTTGAAGACAGCGTTTCCTTATCCTGAGTCCCTCAGTCCAACAGAGGAGTTTGAGGGAGACTCTGATGTAAGAACACTGGACAACAGAAAGTCCAG GAGATCTATGTTCCAGAGCAAAATTTCCCCATCGCTCAACATCCCTGACCTACACCCGAAAGTGACATACTGCTTTAGTGAAGGCAGCCCT GTCCTGAATGGTATGACGCTGTCGGGTCTGGAGAACTTTGTcacagagcaggaaagactgttATGTGGGCAGCATGAGAAAGAGGCAGCcagacagagcagtgggcagcctgACAAAGACAGGAGGACTTCAGGGAAAAGTCACGGGACAG ACACAGCTGTCGCAGATGTTGTTTTGAACATCCTGTGTCTGCTGATGAAGGACCAGTGGAGTTGGCTGTGCACTGAGAACATTCAGAAGACCATCAGACTGCTCTTTGGCACCTTCATTGAGAG ATGGTTGGATGTAGGAGTTGCCCACCTtaccagcgccccctgctgggtgATTTACCTGCAAGTGTTGCAGGAAGCTGTGTGGCCAGGGGGCACATTACCTGCTCAACCCCGGCCTGAGCGCAgcgctgcagaaagagaagagactaAGGAGCAATGTCTGGCCTGTCTCGTGCAGCTGATCCCAG AGCTCATCACTGACATGCTGGGCAATGAGAAGTTCACACTGAGCCTGGAGACCATGCTGGAATCTTTACAGGACCATCAGATAAACAA GCATCTGATCTACTGCGTCTGTGACCTTCTGCTGGAGTTCCTGGTCCCTGAGTCGTGTGACGAGGCCTTCCAGAggtctctgctgcagagcttGACCAAAGACACGGAGAGGGACAGTCCTCACTGA
- the LOC128456838 gene encoding carotenoid-cleaving dioxygenase, mitochondrial has protein sequence MSPVSSVNDKPVENGKDKESINTLLKGLETISPLVQSAQETPEPISTTVQGNIPPWINGKFLRNGPGKFEFGNTHYNHWFDGMAMLHQFKIDKGQVTYMSRFLNSDAYKKNSERDRIVMSEFGTLAMPDPCKNFFQRFLSRFEMIEPTDNASVSFVKYKGDYYVSTETNFMHKVNPENLETLEKVDWSKFIAVNGATAHPHYDPDGTTYNMGNSYGSKGARYNIIKVPPEKTGAKDTLQGAKVLCSIMPSDKSHPSYYHSFAMSENWVVFIEQPIKMDLLKIVTCKMRGKALSEGIYWDPNLETVFHLVDKHTGKVSSVKYHAKALATFHQINAFEEDGLLMLDMCCSDDGQAINNYLIQNLRKSGDALDEVYNTLSKNYPQRFVLPLNVTSETPTGQNLNTRPSSSATCVKVSTDKIFCQHEDLHGDDLDDYGGLEFPQINYGRCNTRPYRYFYGCGFRHLVGDSLLKMDLNDKTFKVWHQQGLYPSEPVFVPSPEAVEEDDGVILSVVLTPSQDKGTFLLVLDAKTFEELGRANVPVNIPYGFHGTFNASA, from the exons ATGTCTCCTGTGAGCTCAG TTAACGACAAGCCAGTTGAGAATGGCAAGGACAAGGAATCCATCAACACGCTACTGAAGGGACTGGAGACAATTTCTCCTTTGGTCCAGTCTGCGCAGGAGACCCCTGAGCCGATCTCTACCACAGTACAAGGCAACATTCCCCCCTGGATCAATGGCAAATTCCTCCGCAACGGGCCGGGGAAGTTTGAGTTTGGAAACACACA CTACAACCACTGGTTCGACGGGATGGCAATGCTACACCAGTTCAAGATCGACAAAGGCCAGGTGACGTACATGAGTCGGTTCCTGAACAGCGATGCCTACAAGAAGAACAGTGAGAGGGACCGCATCGTGATGTCAGAATTCGGAACACTCGCCATGCCCGACCCCTGTAAAAACTTCTTTCAACGCTTCCTGTCTCGCTTTGAGATGATTG AGCCCACGGATAATGCGAGTGTGAGCTTTGTGAAGTACAAAGGTGACTACTATGTCAGCACAGAGACCAACTTCATGCACAAAGTGAACCCAGAGAATCTAGAAACGCTGGAAAAG GTGGACTGGAGCAAGTTTATTGCTGTTAATGGAGCCACTGCCCACCCCCACTATGACCCTGACGGTACCACCTACAATATGGGCAACTCGTATGGAAGCAAAG GAGCCCGTTACAACATCATCAAAGTGCCGCCTGAGAAGACCGGTGCCAAAGACACGCTGCAAGGCGCCAAAGTGCTCTGCTCTATCATGCCTTCAGACAAGTCCCATCCCTCCTACTATCACAGCTTTG CCATGTCAGAGAACTGGGTGGTCTTCATCGAGCAGCCAATCAAGATGGACCTGCTGAAGATCGTGACATGTAAGATGAGGGGGAAGGCTCTGAGCGAAGGCATCTACTGGGATCCCAATCTGGAAACTGTCTTCCATCTTGTTGACAAGCACACAGGCAAG GTCAGCTCAGTGAAGTACCATGCCAAAGCCCTCGCCACCTTCCATCAGATCAATGCCTTCGAGGAGGACGGACTCTTGATGCTTGACATGTGCTGCTCAGACGACGGCCAAGCCATCAACAACTACCTCATCCAGAACTTACGCAAGTCAGGAGATGCACTCGATGAG GTGTACAACACCTTGTCCAAGAATTACCCCCAGCGTTTTGTTTTGCCCCTGAATGTGACGAGTGAAACACCAACAGGCCAGAACCTGAACACACGGCCCTCCAGTAGCGCAACGTGTGTCAAAGTCAGCACAGATAAG ATCTTCTGCCAGCATGAGGATCTCCATGGGGATGACCTCGATGACTACGGAGGCCTGGAGTTCCCTCAGATCAACTATGGCAGATGTAACACACGACCATACCGATATTTCTACGGCTGTGGCTTCAGACATCTGGTGGGAGACTCTCTGCTCAAGATGGACCTGAACGACAAGACgtttaag GTTTGGCACCAGCAGGGTCTGTACCCCTCAGAGCCCGTGTTTGTGCCGTCACCTGAAGCcgtggaggaggatgatggagtCATCCTCTCTGTGGTTCTCACCCCCTCACAA GATAAAGGGACATTCCTCCTGGTTTTGGATGCCAAGACATTTGAGGAGTTGGGAAGAGCCAATGTGCCTGTGAACATCCCTTATGGCTTCCATGGAACCTTTAATGCATCTGCATAG